The proteins below are encoded in one region of Styela clava chromosome 4, kaStyClav1.hap1.2, whole genome shotgun sequence:
- the LOC120326651 gene encoding uncharacterized protein LOC120326651, producing the protein MPMWEESETIEEKMEDLRRWKRVRGMGATPENLCLIIREHFKNDSSIVRALTDGLNKVSDKMNNLSICAHDKTTNLQSVEGRTVIIGAGNVQYHYHGDAK; encoded by the exons ATGCCGATGTGGGAAGAAAGTGAGACCATAGAGGAGAAAATGGAGGATCTCAGAAGATGGAAGCGGGTTAGAG gaATGGGAGCAACACCGGAAAATTTATGTCTGATTATCCGCGAGCATTTCAAGAATGATTCCAGCATTGTACGAG CACTTACTGACGGGCTGAACAAGGTTTCGGATAAGATGAACAATCTGAGCATTTGTGCCCACGATAAAACAA CCAACTTACAATCAGTGGAAGGACGTACCGTGATTATTGGTGCTGGAAACGTCCAATATCACTATCATGGCGATGCGAAATAA